A single genomic interval of Coturnix japonica isolate 7356 chromosome 14, Coturnix japonica 2.1, whole genome shotgun sequence harbors:
- the SLC29A4 gene encoding equilibrative nucleoside transporter 4 isoform X1: MGSVGTERFKELSPMGTPEGNVVMSFSFDSYQLEEDELQRGSQAKGVLTFMEPVSEDPEPQDRYHGIYFAMLLAGVGFLLPYNSFITDVDYLHHKYPGTSIVFDMSLTYILVALVAVILNNALVELLSLHTRISVGYLFALGPLLFVSICDVWLELFTRRQAYAINLVAVGVVAFGCTVQQSSFYGYTGLLPKRYTQGVMTGESTAGVIISLSRIFTKLLLSDEKENTVIFFFISIGMELTCFILHLLVKRTRFVRYYTSCPRKGHPEPCRASDHGTGYRVHHDVTAEDIRFEDRLQGQLGSPRGSPGPEAELDGSGTYMRFDVPRPKIKRSWPSFRAMLLHRYVVSRLIWAYMLSIAMTYFITLCLFPGLESEIHNCTLGEWLPILIMAIFNLSDFVGKILAALPYDWRGTHLLVYSCLRVIFIPLFIMCVYPNGQPTFGHPAWPCIFSLLMGITNGYFGSVPMILAAGKVSPEQRELAGRAAPSRGCHVGWPCRVRPSVHLCREHHDRVLHDGLDAGLSRGLFCLQPHQYVPQ, from the exons ATGGGATCAGTGGGAACGGAGCGCTTCAAGGAGCTGAGCCCGATGGGGACACCTGAAGGCAACGTGGTGATGAGCTTCAGCTTCGACAGCTACCAGCTGGAGGAGGACGAGCTGCAGCGGGGCAGCCAGGCCAAGGGCGTGCTCACCTTCATGGAGCCCG TTTCTGAAGACCCCGAGCCACAGGACCGATACCACGGGATCTACTTTGCCATGCTGCTGGCTGGCGTTGGATTTCTCCTGCCATACAACAGCTTCATCACTGATGTGGACTACCTGCACCACAAATACCCAG GGACCTCCATAGTCTTTGACATGAGCCTCACCTACATCCTGGTGGCCTTGGTGGCTGTCATCCTCAACAACGCGCTGGTGGAGCTGCTGAGCCTGCACACCCGCATCTCTGTGG gCTACCTCTTTGCCCTGGGCCCCCTGCTCTTTGTCAGCATCTGCGACGTCTGGCTGGAGCTCTTCACCCGACGGCAAGCCTACGCCATCAACCTGGTGGCCGTTGGGGTGGTGGCCTTTGGCTGCACAG TGCAGCAATCCAGCTTCTATGGCTACACGGGGCTGCTGCCCAAGCGCTACACGCAGGGGGTGATGACAGGAGAGA GCACCGCAGGGGTCATCATCTCGCTCAGCCGCATCTTCACCAAGCTGCTGCTGTCGGACGAGAAGGAGAACACGGTCATCTTCTTCTTCATCTCCATCGGCATGGAGCTGACCTGCTTCATCCTTCACCTCCTGGTGAAGCGCACTCGCTTTGTCCGTTATTACACCTCCTGCCCCCGTAAGGGCCACCCTGAGCCCTGCAGGGCCAGCGACCACGGGACGGGCTACCGCGTCCATCACGATGTCACTGCCGAGGACATCAGATTT GAGGACCGGCTGCAAGGACAGCTGGGATCTCCCCGTGGCAGCCCGGGTCCTGAAGCTGAGCTGGATGGCAGCGGTACCTACATGCGCTTCGATGTCCCCAGGCCCAAAATCAAGAGGAGCTGGCCCAGTTTCAGAG CCATGCTGCTCCACCGCTATGTCGTGTCGCGGCTCATCTGGGCCTACATGCTGTCCATCGCCATGACCTACTTCATCACCCTGTGCCTCTTCCCTGGGCTGGAGTCGGAGATCCACAACTGCACGCTGGGGGAATGGCTCCCCATCCTCATCATGGCCATCTTCAACCTCTCCGACTTTGTTGGCAAG ATCCTGGCTGCCCTGCCTTATGACTGGAGAGGAACACACCTCCTTGTCTACTCCTGCCTCCGCGTCATCTTCATCCCTCTCTTCATCATGTGTGTCTACCCCAATGGCCAGCCCACCTTTGGCCACCCCGCCTGGCCCTGcattttctccctcctcatGGGCATCACCAACGGCTACTTCGGCAGCGTCCCCATGATCCTGGCTGCTGGCAAAGTGAGCCCCGAGCAGCGGGAGCTGGCAGGTAGGGCTGCACCATCCAGGGGCTGCCATGTGGGGTGGCCATGTAGGGTGAGACCCTCTGTCCATCTCTGCAGGGAACACCATGACCGTGTCCTACATGACGGGCTTGACGCTGGGCTCAGCCGTGGCTTATTTTGCCTACAGCCTCACCAGTACGTCCCACAGTAG
- the SLC29A4 gene encoding equilibrative nucleoside transporter 4 isoform X2, translating to MGSVGTERFKELSPMGTPEGNVVMSFSFDSYQLEEDELQRGSQAKGVLTFMEPVSEDPEPQDRYHGIYFAMLLAGVGFLLPYNSFITDVDYLHHKYPGTSIVFDMSLTYILVALVAVILNNALVELLSLHTRISVGYLFALGPLLFVSICDVWLELFTRRQAYAINLVAVGVVAFGCTVQQSSFYGYTGLLPKRYTQGVMTGESTAGVIISLSRIFTKLLLSDEKENTVIFFFISIGMELTCFILHLLVKRTRFVRYYTSCPRKGHPEPCRASDHGTGYRVHHDVTAEDIRFEDRLQGQLGSPRGSPGPEAELDGSGTYMRFDVPRPKIKRSWPSFRAMLLHRYVVSRLIWAYMLSIAMTYFITLCLFPGLESEIHNCTLGEWLPILIMAIFNLSDFVGKILAALPYDWRGTHLLVYSCLRVIFIPLFIMCVYPNGQPTFGHPAWPCIFSLLMGITNGYFGSVPMILAAGKVSPEQRELAGNTMTVSYMTGLTLGSAVAYFAYSLTSTSHSSCFYTETSNGSFLGGF from the exons ATGGGATCAGTGGGAACGGAGCGCTTCAAGGAGCTGAGCCCGATGGGGACACCTGAAGGCAACGTGGTGATGAGCTTCAGCTTCGACAGCTACCAGCTGGAGGAGGACGAGCTGCAGCGGGGCAGCCAGGCCAAGGGCGTGCTCACCTTCATGGAGCCCG TTTCTGAAGACCCCGAGCCACAGGACCGATACCACGGGATCTACTTTGCCATGCTGCTGGCTGGCGTTGGATTTCTCCTGCCATACAACAGCTTCATCACTGATGTGGACTACCTGCACCACAAATACCCAG GGACCTCCATAGTCTTTGACATGAGCCTCACCTACATCCTGGTGGCCTTGGTGGCTGTCATCCTCAACAACGCGCTGGTGGAGCTGCTGAGCCTGCACACCCGCATCTCTGTGG gCTACCTCTTTGCCCTGGGCCCCCTGCTCTTTGTCAGCATCTGCGACGTCTGGCTGGAGCTCTTCACCCGACGGCAAGCCTACGCCATCAACCTGGTGGCCGTTGGGGTGGTGGCCTTTGGCTGCACAG TGCAGCAATCCAGCTTCTATGGCTACACGGGGCTGCTGCCCAAGCGCTACACGCAGGGGGTGATGACAGGAGAGA GCACCGCAGGGGTCATCATCTCGCTCAGCCGCATCTTCACCAAGCTGCTGCTGTCGGACGAGAAGGAGAACACGGTCATCTTCTTCTTCATCTCCATCGGCATGGAGCTGACCTGCTTCATCCTTCACCTCCTGGTGAAGCGCACTCGCTTTGTCCGTTATTACACCTCCTGCCCCCGTAAGGGCCACCCTGAGCCCTGCAGGGCCAGCGACCACGGGACGGGCTACCGCGTCCATCACGATGTCACTGCCGAGGACATCAGATTT GAGGACCGGCTGCAAGGACAGCTGGGATCTCCCCGTGGCAGCCCGGGTCCTGAAGCTGAGCTGGATGGCAGCGGTACCTACATGCGCTTCGATGTCCCCAGGCCCAAAATCAAGAGGAGCTGGCCCAGTTTCAGAG CCATGCTGCTCCACCGCTATGTCGTGTCGCGGCTCATCTGGGCCTACATGCTGTCCATCGCCATGACCTACTTCATCACCCTGTGCCTCTTCCCTGGGCTGGAGTCGGAGATCCACAACTGCACGCTGGGGGAATGGCTCCCCATCCTCATCATGGCCATCTTCAACCTCTCCGACTTTGTTGGCAAG ATCCTGGCTGCCCTGCCTTATGACTGGAGAGGAACACACCTCCTTGTCTACTCCTGCCTCCGCGTCATCTTCATCCCTCTCTTCATCATGTGTGTCTACCCCAATGGCCAGCCCACCTTTGGCCACCCCGCCTGGCCCTGcattttctccctcctcatGGGCATCACCAACGGCTACTTCGGCAGCGTCCCCATGATCCTGGCTGCTGGCAAAGTGAGCCCCGAGCAGCGGGAGCTGGCAG GGAACACCATGACCGTGTCCTACATGACGGGCTTGACGCTGGGCTCAGCCGTGGCTTATTTTGCCTACAGCCTCACCAGTACGTCCCACAGTAGCTGTTTCTACACTGAAACCTCCAACGGCTCCTTCCTGGGGGGGTTCTga